The following are encoded in a window of Octopus sinensis linkage group LG23, ASM634580v1, whole genome shotgun sequence genomic DNA:
- the LOC118767656 gene encoding uncharacterized protein LOC118767656 yields MPRRKKRRRSGCRTNNTPLQDGQTSSITRWVHHPSSSSVTSSCEQSPSVCTIRTTGKKPKEISITCIVEDGATITEDTTILLQNPQLCKDSEEKTTLSTELDSDSSVTIHAPHSQITLCHTTEQLAINEGNIFYKLRHMCATYTLFQGTTWNNMLYILLPFALLSISMLIATFCMGGSSPTEQCDTNSYSRYSKALYQLQKQFRCQNVWLWLTLRSVVWNVFYEPKEDLPGVILFVVPLKMTDTGYNIALNVVEIFNALHGHDVSTHIKFGSIGMTGLALSDFQSKLYLEIETIQSKCQPAVLTDHLEMVSGVDINFITYTLVEKLICNKLFVFTIYVPLHKANPLKIPEYLWEIWQTKETEVNSLIARLTENMVFISATD; encoded by the coding sequence gttcatcatccatcatcgtcatcagtcaCGTCATCATGTGAACAGAGTCCTTCGGTGTGCACAATAAGAACTACAGGCAAGAAACCCAAAGAAATATCAATCACCTGCATTGTCGAAGACGGTGCAACCATCACTGAAGACACGACCATCCTACTACAGAATCCACAGCTGTGTAAAGACAGTGAAGAAAAGACCACTTTGTCAACCGAACTTGACAGTGACAGCAGTGTGACAATCCATGCACCACACTCGCAAATTACGCTCTGCCAtacaacagaacagcttgctatAAATGAGGGAAATATCTTTTATAAACTGAGACACATGTGCGCCACCTACACATTATTTCAGGGAACCACATGGAACAACATGTTGTATATATTGCTGCCTTTTGCCTTACTCTCCATCAGTATGTTAATAGCGACCTTCTGTATGGGAGGATCTTCACCGACAGAGCAGTGTGACACTAACAGCTACTCTAGATACAGCAAGGCTTTGTACCAATTACAAAAACAGTTCAGATGTCAGAATGTATGGCTTTGGCTCACTTTACGTTCGGTCGTCTGGAACGTATTTTATGAACCTAAAGAAGACTTACCAGGTGTCATTCTGTTTGTGGTACCTCTCAAAATGACCGACACAGGATATAACATTGCTCTGAATGTTGTTGAGATTTTCAATGCCCTTCATGGCCATGATGTTTCTACCCACATCAAATTCGGTAGCATTGGCATGACCGGGTTGGCTCTATCTGATTTCCAAAGCAAGCTCTACTTGGAAATTGAAACAATACAATCCAAGTGCCAACCTGCTGTTCTGACCGATCACTTGGAAATGGTCTCCGGCGTCGACATAAACTTCATTACTTACACCTTAGTCGAGAAACTGATCTGTAACAAACTGTTTGTCTTCACCATCTACGTACCCCTTCACAAAGCTAACCCTTTGAAAATACCTGAATATCTGTGGGAGATTTGGCAAACGAAGGAGACAGAAGTGAATTCTCTGATAGCAAGGCTTACTGAGAATATGGTATTTATTTCAGCCACTGATTAA